A stretch of DNA from Rheinheimera sp. MMS21-TC3:
TCTGGAATTGCCACAGCAAAGACTGCCTCTTTTTTCTCACCTAGCTCACAACGTTCTGATACATAGCGTAAGGTATCAAAATTTAAATTAGCGCCACTTAACACAGCGGCTAATTGCTGCGGCTGTACCTGCTGCTCTGGTTGCAATTGCTGACAATACTTTTTTAAGCCAGCTAAAGCTAAAGCACCAGCAGGCTCTGCTACAGCTCGTAAGTCTTCAAAAATATCTTTAATAGCTGCACAAATCTCATCGCTAGTGACTGTTATAACTTGATCGCAAAAACGACGAGCTAAATTAAAGTTTTCAGTACCAATGCGCTTAACGGCCACACCATCAGCAAATAAGCCCACTCGCTCTAAAGTAACTGGCTGGCCAGCCGCTAGCGCCGCTTGTAAACAAGCAGCATCTTCGGGTTCAACGCCTATTACCCGCACATTAGGCTGAATCGCTTTAATATACACCGCCATACCAGCAAGCAAACCACCGCCGCCAACAGGAATAAATACGGTATCTAATTTGTTGTGTTGGCTTAGTAGCTCTTTAGCTACTGTACCTTGGCCGGCTATAACATCGGCATCATCAAAGGGTGGAATATAGATAGCGCCTTGAGTATTAGCTAGGTTAATGGCATAAGCATTGGCTTCATCAAAAGCTGTACCATGCAAAACTACATTGCCGCCAAGACCTTTAACAGCGGCAACTTTGATTTCGGGCGTAGTAATAGGCATAACAATAGTCGCTTTTAAGCCTAGCTTACTGGCAGATAGCGCTACACCTTGAGCATGATTACCTGCCGATGCACAAACTACGGCACTGCTTGTATTTTGTTGCTGTACTTTATGTAATTTATTAAAAGCACCACGCAATTTGAATGAGAATACTGGCTGTTTATCTTCTCGCTTTAATAGCACCTTATGGCCTAAGCGTTGACTTAGTTTTGCCATATCATCTAAAGGTGTTTCTACCGCAGCTTGGTATACTGGTGACAGCAAAATTTCACGTAAATACTGCTGCATTAGCTCAGCATCTGTTTTAAAACTAGTATTAGCGCCAGAAATTGATTCATGAACCTGTTGTTTTACCACTGCTAGATTTCTCATTGTTGCTCCACTGCTTGGTTAAATTACTAGCGACTATTAGTTAGTTGTTCTAGTTTAGCTAGATCGCGTACTGCACCTTTATCTGCGCTGCTAGCCAATAAGGCATACGCTTTTAAAGCATTACTGACAATACGTTGCCGGTTTTCTGGCTTCCAGGCTTGCTTGCCTTTGCTTTGCATGGCGGTACGTCGCTTAGCTAGAGCCTGATCGCTAATGGCAATAGCAATTTTACGCTGTGGAATATCAATTTCTATAACATCGCCTTCTTCTACTAAAGCAATGGCGCCACCGCTAGCAGCTTCTGGCGAAACATGGCCAATTGATAAGCCTGAGGTACCACCAGAAAAACGACCATCGGTAATTAAGGCGCAAACTTTACCTAAACCCATAGATTTTAAATAGCTGGTTGGGTACAGCATTTCTTGCATACCTGGCCCGCCTTTAGGGCCTTCATAACGAATAATTACCGCATCACCAGCAATTATTTTGCCCGCTAAAATTGCAGCAACAGCGTCATCTTGGCTTTCAAACACTCTAGCACGACCGGTAAAGACTAAATTTTCTGGCTCAACGCCAGCGGTTTTCACAATACAGCCTTGTGGCGCTATATTGCCAAATAGAACAGCTAGTCCACCATCTTGAGAGTAAGCATGGGCTTGACTGCGAATACAACCAGCAACACGATCATCGTCTAAGCTGGGGTAGCGACAGCTTTGCGAAAAAGCTTGGGTAGTACGAATGCCTGCAGGCCCTGCAAGATACATCTGTTTAGCGGCATCAGTTGCTGTTGAGGCAATATCCCACTCTGCCAATACGGCAGCTAAATTCTTACCTGATACATGCGGCGTATTCGCATTCAGTAAACCTGCTCGATTAAGCTCGGCTAAAATAGCCATTACGCCACCAGCACGATGCACATCCTCCATATGATATTTAGGTGTAGAAGGCGCTACTTTACATAAGTGCGGCACTATCCGAGATAACCGGTCAATATCGGCCATGGTAAAGTCAACTTCGGCTTCTATTGCCGCGGCCAATAAATGCAGCACCGTATTAGTTGAACCGCCCATGGCAATATCTAGCATCATGGCGTTTTCAAAAGCAGTTTTATTGGCAATATTACGCGGTAATGCACTGGCATCATCTTGTTGGTACCAGCGATTACACAACTCCATGATCCGATAGCCAGCTTGCACAAATAACTGTTTACGATCGGCATGAGTGGCTAATAAAGAGCCATTGCCTGGTTGTGCCAAACCTAAGGCTTCAATCAAGCAGTTCATAGAATTAGCCGTAAACATGCCCGAACAACTACCACAAGTTGGGCATGCACTTTTTTCTATAGCATCGCTATCTTGATCAGAAATAGCAGGATCGGCCGCTGATACCATGGCATCGACTAAGTCTAGCTTGATAATTTGATCTGACAGCTTGGTTTTGCCTGCTTCCATAGGGCCACCCGATATAAAAATAGCCGGCACATTTAAACGCAACGCTGCCATTAACATACCAGGGGTGATTTTATCGCAGTTAGAAATACAGACAATGGCATCGGCGCAATGGGCATTAACCATATATTCTACTGAGTCCGCAATTAGCTCGCGTGAGGGTAAGCTATACAACATACCACCATGGCCCATAGCAATACCGTCATCTACAGCAATAGTATTAAACTCTTTAGCTATACCGCCAGCTTCAGCAATACTGGCAGCAACCAACTTACCTAAATCGCGCAAATGGACATGGCCAGGTACAAATTCACAAAATGAGTTCACCACAGCAATAATAGGCTTACCAAAATCAGTATCTTTTACTCCTGTCGCGCGCCAGAGCGCCCGCGCTCCTGCCATATTGCGGCCTTCAGTAACAGTGGCGGATCGTAATTTTGGCATAGCAGTGACACTCCGTAATAGTTTTAAAAATAAGTTATAAAGTTATGCTTGTAGCATTGCTAAATTGGCAGAGGCCAAGTCTAACTGCTTAATATCATGCAGTTTATTTAACTGGCTAGTTAGAAGCTGAATAGGTTTATCGCTACTTACTGTTAAGGTTATTTCTAGCCCTGAGCTATTTGCTTGAGTGTTAAACTCTAAACCCAAAAGCTGGTAACCACGGTAACGGGTTACTTGCAATAAGCGTTCGATAACAGCAGGTGTATTGGTCGCGGTAATATTAAGTGTATGCAGCATTAGTTTGCCTCCATTAACATATCTTCATTGCCGGCCCCAGGCGGTACTAAAGGCCAAACGTTATCTTGCTCATCTATAGATACATGCAGTAAGTAAGCTCCTGGCCATGCAAACATGGCTTCTAAAGCATCTGCTACTTCTTCTTTACGGCTAATACGATGCCCTGGGATAGCAAAAGCTGCGGCTAATGCAACAAAATCAGGGTTATCGGATAAGTCAGTTTCACTGTAGCGCTCATTAAAAAATAACTGCTGCCATTGCTTTACCATGCCTAAACGCTGGTTATCGATAATGACAATTTTGACCGGTAAGCGAAAACGCTTAATAGTTGCCAATTCTTGAACATTCATCATAAAAGAGCCATCGCCAGATACCGTAATTACGGTGTCGCTGGGTCGGGCTAACTTGGCGCCAATAGCAGCAGGTAGGCCAAAGCCCATAGTGCCTAAGCCACCGCTAGATAAATGATTACGGGGATTATCAAAACGCATATGCTGCGCTACCCACATTTGATGTTGGCCAACATCACAGCTGATTACAGTATTATCCGGCATGCGCTCACTTAATTGCTTTAATAATAAAGGGGCATAAATACGCTCACCGGGATGGTCATAGCGCCAGCCATGTTGCTGTTTTAATGCTAAGCAATGCGTTAACCAGTCTTGACAGTTTGTTTGGCTGCTAATTGCTGGCAATATTTGCTTCATATCACCCAATAAAGCGACATCGGCAAACCGAACCTTATTAATTTCAGCCGGATCAATATCGACATGTATTACTTTAGCGCCAGCAGCAAACTTGTCTAAATTTCCAGTAACTCGATCATCAAAACGTGCACCTAAACAGATTAATAAATCACATTGTTGTACCGCTAAATTTGCCGCTTGGGTGCCATGCATACCCAGCATACCTAAATAATACGGGTCATCTTTAGCAACAGAACCCATGGCTTTTAGTGTTGTTACCGATGGCATAGCATTAGCATGTAAAAACTGCTGTAACTCTGGCATAGCATCGGCCATATGCAGGCCACCACCAATATACGCCATCGGCCGTTTAGCTTGACTAATTAACTCGCGTGCTTTGGCGGCATTGGCAAGAGATGTTGACGTAACACCTGGGCTTGTTGTTACTGCAGTAAGATCAACGGCACTGGCAGTTGCTAATTGAATATCTTTAGGAATGTCTACTAACACTGGGCCAGGACGACCGGAGCAAGCCACAGTAAAGGCTTGTTGCAAGGTGCTAGCTAGTTCATCAACATGGCGCACCATATAACTATGTTTAGTCACCGCTAAACTTAAACCTAATACATCTACCTCTTGAAAGGCATCAGAGCCCATGACGGCTTGCGATACTTGGCCGGTAATAGCAACAACAGGCACTGAGTCCAACAAAGCATCAGCCAAGGAGGTAATCAAGTTAGTGGCCCCGGGCCCTGATGTCGCCATGCAAACGCCAACTTTACCTGAAGACCGCGCATAGCCTACTGCTGAAAATGCTGCACCTTGTTCATGCCGACATAAATAATGCTTAACATCGCTTTGATACAGAGCGTCATAAATCGGCATAATAGCGCCGCCAGGATAACCAAAAATGGTATCCACACCATGTTGCTGCAGCACCTTTAATACCAACTCTGCACCTTTCATTGTCTTACCCTCTTCCTGTTATTAACATTATTTTTACCCTAAAACGAAAAAACCCCCGATTCTTACGAAGCGGGGGTTTTGGAAAAGCAAATTATGCTAGTTTATTTTTTCCAAATACGCGCCCCCGCGGCGACTAATAATCACCACGACGACGAGGACAATAATATTTAGAATGGTAGCTAAACGCATAAAATAACTCTTACTTTTCTAATATTTTAAAATTGAAATAATTTTTTATTTGGCAAAAGTCTACTGTACAGACCGAATTACTATTAGAAGTAACCGTCTATTAAAGCAAAGTCAATACTTTTTTTTAAAGGTAGTAAAAAACTAGTTTATAGCTCTAATTTGCACCAACGAGTGTTCTCAACGTACACTTAGATTAAGTCTTAATTGGTGAGGTTGTTTTGTGGATCAGTTAGAGCTATTTGAGTTGCCTAACCCGTGCATTGGTGTCTGCCAAAGTAATAATCGAGGCTACTGCCTTGGTTGCTTACGCTCAAGAGAAGAACGCTTTAATTGGCATGCCAAACCAGCCGCTGAGCGTGCTCGTATTTTAAAGCTATTAGCCCAGCGTAAAATGCGGATAGCCCTTAAAACCAAAAAGCCACAAGATCCACCACTTAACGATGGATCTCTAGATTTATTTTAATTAAATTACAGTGCTTATTAACCGCTTTTTTTCACTAGGCTAATTAAGAACAACA
This window harbors:
- the ilvM gene encoding acetolactate synthase 2 small subunit, with translation MLHTLNITATNTPAVIERLLQVTRYRGYQLLGLEFNTQANSSGLEITLTVSSDKPIQLLTSQLNKLHDIKQLDLASANLAMLQA
- a CDS encoding DUF1289 domain-containing protein; amino-acid sequence: MDQLELFELPNPCIGVCQSNNRGYCLGCLRSREERFNWHAKPAAERARILKLLAQRKMRIALKTKKPQDPPLNDGSLDLF
- the ilvD gene encoding dihydroxy-acid dehydratase, with the translated sequence MPKLRSATVTEGRNMAGARALWRATGVKDTDFGKPIIAVVNSFCEFVPGHVHLRDLGKLVAASIAEAGGIAKEFNTIAVDDGIAMGHGGMLYSLPSRELIADSVEYMVNAHCADAIVCISNCDKITPGMLMAALRLNVPAIFISGGPMEAGKTKLSDQIIKLDLVDAMVSAADPAISDQDSDAIEKSACPTCGSCSGMFTANSMNCLIEALGLAQPGNGSLLATHADRKQLFVQAGYRIMELCNRWYQQDDASALPRNIANKTAFENAMMLDIAMGGSTNTVLHLLAAAIEAEVDFTMADIDRLSRIVPHLCKVAPSTPKYHMEDVHRAGGVMAILAELNRAGLLNANTPHVSGKNLAAVLAEWDIASTATDAAKQMYLAGPAGIRTTQAFSQSCRYPSLDDDRVAGCIRSQAHAYSQDGGLAVLFGNIAPQGCIVKTAGVEPENLVFTGRARVFESQDDAVAAILAGKIIAGDAVIIRYEGPKGGPGMQEMLYPTSYLKSMGLGKVCALITDGRFSGGTSGLSIGHVSPEAASGGAIALVEEGDVIEIDIPQRKIAIAISDQALAKRRTAMQSKGKQAWKPENRQRIVSNALKAYALLASSADKGAVRDLAKLEQLTNSR
- the ilvA gene encoding threonine ammonia-lyase, biosynthetic, whose amino-acid sequence is MQQYLREILLSPVYQAAVETPLDDMAKLSQRLGHKVLLKREDKQPVFSFKLRGAFNKLHKVQQQNTSSAVVCASAGNHAQGVALSASKLGLKATIVMPITTPEIKVAAVKGLGGNVVLHGTAFDEANAYAINLANTQGAIYIPPFDDADVIAGQGTVAKELLSQHNKLDTVFIPVGGGGLLAGMAVYIKAIQPNVRVIGVEPEDAACLQAALAAGQPVTLERVGLFADGVAVKRIGTENFNLARRFCDQVITVTSDEICAAIKDIFEDLRAVAEPAGALALAGLKKYCQQLQPEQQVQPQQLAAVLSGANLNFDTLRYVSERCELGEKKEAVFAVAIPERKGSFKRFCQTIGGRAITEFNYRYADDDKAHIFVGIKLRYGQTELDTVKQLLTDGGYDYQDLSDDELAKQHVRYMVGGIPPRKLQEQVYQFHFPEYPSALMNFLNTLGDNFNISLFHYRNHGAATGDVLAGFEVASHDEIKQYLQALGYQYQLVSHNHSYQTFLTAE
- the ilvG gene encoding acetolactate synthase 2 catalytic subunit, producing MKGAELVLKVLQQHGVDTIFGYPGGAIMPIYDALYQSDVKHYLCRHEQGAAFSAVGYARSSGKVGVCMATSGPGATNLITSLADALLDSVPVVAITGQVSQAVMGSDAFQEVDVLGLSLAVTKHSYMVRHVDELASTLQQAFTVACSGRPGPVLVDIPKDIQLATASAVDLTAVTTSPGVTSTSLANAAKARELISQAKRPMAYIGGGLHMADAMPELQQFLHANAMPSVTTLKAMGSVAKDDPYYLGMLGMHGTQAANLAVQQCDLLICLGARFDDRVTGNLDKFAAGAKVIHVDIDPAEINKVRFADVALLGDMKQILPAISSQTNCQDWLTHCLALKQQHGWRYDHPGERIYAPLLLKQLSERMPDNTVISCDVGQHQMWVAQHMRFDNPRNHLSSGGLGTMGFGLPAAIGAKLARPSDTVITVSGDGSFMMNVQELATIKRFRLPVKIVIIDNQRLGMVKQWQQLFFNERYSETDLSDNPDFVALAAAFAIPGHRISRKEEVADALEAMFAWPGAYLLHVSIDEQDNVWPLVPPGAGNEDMLMEAN